In Paracoccus aerodenitrificans, the following are encoded in one genomic region:
- a CDS encoding enoyl-CoA hydratase-related protein, whose translation MDFSDIRYDIAAGIATLTLHRPERLNAARIETHEEIQAALSAADTDDDVRVVIVTGEGRAFCAGTDISEGFNLPQGGDLSTGDDIPPDVGGVTVLRLYEMSKPIIAAINGPAIGFGASFTLAMDIRLASENAKFAFPFARRAICAESCSSWFLPRLVGMQTAQDWMLTGRVFGAEEALSRGLVSEVLPASSLLSRAHAIASDIVTNCAPAALALNRKLLWQMQGAAHPAKAHELESWGIAACLSHSDAAEGIAVFREKRAPHFVGQAHDHDFVLRVKDQ comes from the coding sequence ATGGACTTTAGTGATATACGTTACGATATCGCGGCGGGGATCGCGACGCTGACCCTCCATCGTCCTGAAAGGCTAAATGCTGCGCGTATAGAAACCCATGAAGAAATCCAAGCGGCACTTTCAGCCGCAGACACAGATGATGATGTCCGTGTCGTTATAGTGACGGGCGAAGGTCGAGCCTTTTGCGCTGGCACCGATATTTCGGAAGGGTTCAATCTGCCCCAAGGGGGCGACCTGAGCACCGGCGACGACATCCCCCCGGATGTGGGCGGCGTAACGGTTTTACGCCTGTATGAAATGTCCAAACCCATTATAGCGGCGATTAATGGACCCGCTATCGGCTTTGGCGCAAGCTTTACGCTGGCAATGGATATCAGACTAGCCTCTGAAAACGCAAAATTCGCATTTCCATTTGCCCGTCGGGCAATCTGTGCTGAGAGCTGTTCAAGCTGGTTTTTGCCGCGCCTTGTAGGCATGCAGACGGCACAGGATTGGATGTTGACAGGCAGGGTATTCGGCGCAGAAGAGGCACTGTCACGTGGCTTGGTTTCAGAAGTGCTTCCGGCTAGCTCCCTTCTTTCTCGAGCCCACGCAATTGCCTCGGATATTGTCACGAACTGCGCCCCTGCCGCGCTGGCCCTGAACCGAAAATTGCTGTGGCAGATGCAGGGTGCCGCGCATCCTGCAAAAGCACATGAACTGGAAAGCTGGGGCATTGCAGCATGCCTTTCGCACTCAGACGCGGCAGAGGGTATTGCTGTATTTCGTGAAAAGCGCGCACCGCATTTTGTTGGACAGGCACATGATCATGATTTTGTTCTGCGTGTGAAAGATCAGTGA
- a CDS encoding acetyl-CoA C-acetyltransferase: MAEAYIVETVRVAGGRREGALKDWHPAELGGEVINALVDRSGIDPAAIDDVIVGCVTQAGEQAFAFGRNCVLSSNLPQSVPAVTIDRQCGSSQQSVQFAAQAVMSGTQDVIIAMGVESMTRVPMFSNLTYHMKNGVGIGPFSDRIAERFGTRDFSQFKGAEMIARKYGFTRDDLDRFALESHKRALTATEAGEFDKEICPLVIEGGMHTRDEGIRADASLERIGSVKLLEEGGMISAANASQICDGAAGVLVVSEAALKKYGLKPSARIVNLTVTAGDPVIMLEEPIPATIRALEKTGMKIDDIDLYEVNEAFASIPLAWLKELKADPAKLNVNGGAIALGHPLGASGTKLMTTLIHALHARGKKYGLQTMCEGGGIANVTILEAIS; this comes from the coding sequence ATGGCTGAAGCTTATATAGTGGAAACGGTCCGCGTAGCCGGCGGTCGCCGGGAGGGTGCGTTAAAGGATTGGCATCCAGCGGAGTTGGGCGGCGAGGTAATCAATGCACTGGTGGACCGCTCAGGCATCGACCCCGCTGCAATAGACGACGTTATTGTCGGCTGCGTGACGCAGGCAGGTGAACAGGCTTTTGCATTTGGTCGCAACTGTGTGCTGTCCTCGAATCTGCCGCAATCCGTACCAGCCGTAACTATCGATCGCCAGTGCGGCTCATCCCAACAATCAGTGCAATTCGCAGCACAGGCCGTCATGTCGGGCACTCAGGATGTGATCATTGCCATGGGTGTCGAAAGCATGACACGTGTGCCGATGTTTTCCAACCTTACCTATCACATGAAAAACGGCGTTGGGATCGGTCCGTTCTCGGATAGAATTGCAGAAAGGTTCGGCACCAGGGATTTCAGCCAGTTCAAGGGGGCGGAAATGATTGCTCGCAAGTATGGCTTCACTCGGGATGATCTCGACAGATTCGCGTTGGAAAGCCACAAACGTGCACTTACCGCTACCGAGGCAGGAGAGTTTGACAAGGAAATTTGCCCTCTTGTGATCGAAGGCGGGATGCATACGCGCGACGAAGGAATTCGCGCGGATGCTTCGTTGGAGCGTATAGGCAGTGTGAAACTGTTGGAGGAGGGCGGGATGATTTCTGCCGCTAACGCGTCGCAGATCTGTGACGGCGCTGCGGGTGTCCTCGTCGTCTCTGAAGCGGCACTGAAAAAATACGGCCTGAAGCCCAGTGCCCGGATTGTGAACCTGACTGTCACCGCGGGTGATCCTGTCATCATGCTCGAAGAACCTATCCCAGCCACTATCCGCGCATTGGAAAAAACAGGGATGAAAATTGATGATATCGACCTTTACGAAGTCAATGAGGCCTTCGCCTCCATACCGCTTGCGTGGCTGAAAGAGCTGAAAGCCGACCCCGCCAAGCTGAATGTGAACGGTGGTGCGATTGCTCTGGGCCATCCGCTCGGTGCTTCTGGCACTAAATTGATGACAACTCTCATTCATGCTCTACATGCACGCGGCAAGAAATACGGGCTTCAGACCATGTGCGAAGGCGGGGGGATTGCTAACGTCACTATATTGGAAGCCATCTCATGA
- a CDS encoding enoyl-CoA hydratase/isomerase family protein has product MKDAAREAGETIPGKHGGMQMNEILYEEAEGVARITLNRPESGNAFNQPMADALLEVALKVGHDPDIRVVTLTGAGRMFCVGGDVGDFAKNSDKIGVFLAHLAGTLHQSLAQFSMMKKPLITLVNGPAAGAGMSVAIGGDFVLAAPEASFTAAYCAIGLTPDGGMTWTLPRLIGLRQAQDIILSNRRVGAEEAVGLGMATRMVSGDLAAAGAELAATLKDRAIQTMGQARWLLNTGMTESYVAQMDRELQSIVAAGESAEGREGVSAFLARREPDFKGAN; this is encoded by the coding sequence TTGAAGGACGCTGCCAGAGAGGCTGGTGAAACGATACCTGGCAAACATGGAGGCATGCAAATGAACGAAATTCTTTACGAAGAAGCAGAGGGCGTGGCACGGATCACGCTGAACCGTCCCGAGTCAGGGAATGCCTTCAACCAGCCGATGGCCGACGCGCTGCTCGAAGTCGCGCTAAAGGTTGGGCATGATCCAGATATCCGTGTTGTGACATTGACCGGCGCTGGGCGAATGTTCTGCGTTGGTGGCGATGTTGGTGATTTCGCAAAAAACTCCGATAAGATAGGCGTTTTCCTAGCCCATCTTGCGGGCACGCTGCATCAGTCGCTGGCTCAGTTCTCGATGATGAAGAAGCCTCTCATCACGCTGGTCAATGGTCCGGCAGCAGGTGCGGGGATGAGCGTCGCCATAGGAGGAGATTTCGTCCTTGCCGCTCCGGAAGCGAGCTTCACCGCTGCCTATTGCGCTATTGGCCTGACCCCGGACGGTGGCATGACATGGACGCTACCACGCTTGATCGGGTTGCGGCAGGCACAGGACATCATACTTTCGAATCGCCGCGTCGGTGCCGAGGAAGCGGTCGGTCTCGGCATGGCAACTCGGATGGTTTCCGGAGATCTGGCAGCCGCAGGTGCGGAATTGGCGGCGACCCTGAAGGATCGGGCGATTCAGACTATGGGTCAGGCACGCTGGCTGCTCAATACCGGAATGACCGAAAGCTACGTGGCTCAGATGGACCGTGAACTACAAAGTATCGTCGCAGCCGGAGAAAGTGCCGAAGGTCGCGAGGGTGTCTCGGCCTTCTTGGCACGCCGCGAACCCGATTTCAAAGGGGCGAACTAA